The following are encoded together in the Pleurocapsa sp. FMAR1 genome:
- a CDS encoding glycosyltransferase family 4 protein has product MRKLYFLLPGTTGKFGGGGLWAELKTCALAKQICAAEVVTYRQREKDCAFLTDILPMTDAQSSIFVIGWGFDVPQLVAKLQGQNPNIVYHAHSAGYGFDLPPEIPIITVSRNTMGYWGQKAANGLIYYLPNQISDEFYNANQPRDIEIVVQTRKSSQYLLQQLIPALKNRYRVEVIDSYVEDLARLFNRSQVYLYDSAEYWATSGVSEGFGLPPLEALACGCTVFSSVNHGLSDFLDPGFNCHKIAGYSLEYDLHRIAQALQQSPDFKLIDSLLAEYRQENLLARFKVILAEINDFFEMRSHELSEESQLATTINSLNTKRINRLKIQRILAKLQQRLTRK; this is encoded by the coding sequence ATGCGGAAATTATATTTTTTATTACCAGGGACAACGGGAAAGTTTGGCGGAGGCGGATTATGGGCAGAATTAAAAACCTGTGCTTTGGCAAAGCAAATATGTGCTGCTGAAGTAGTTACCTATCGACAACGAGAAAAAGACTGCGCTTTTTTAACTGATATCTTGCCAATGACTGATGCTCAATCCTCTATTTTTGTTATTGGTTGGGGTTTTGATGTTCCTCAGTTAGTTGCTAAACTTCAGGGGCAAAACCCAAATATTGTCTATCATGCTCATAGTGCAGGCTATGGTTTCGATCTACCGCCAGAAATTCCCATTATTACCGTCAGTCGCAACACGATGGGTTATTGGGGTCAAAAAGCTGCAAACGGCTTGATTTATTATCTTCCTAATCAAATTAGTGATGAATTTTATAATGCAAATCAACCACGAGACATTGAGATAGTGGTGCAGACACGTAAGTCTTCACAATATCTGCTGCAACAATTAATTCCTGCTTTAAAAAACCGTTATCGGGTTGAAGTTATTGACAGTTATGTAGAAGATTTAGCCCGATTGTTTAATCGTAGCCAAGTTTATCTCTATGACTCTGCTGAATACTGGGCTACAAGTGGGGTAAGCGAGGGATTTGGTTTACCACCATTAGAAGCTTTAGCCTGTGGCTGTACAGTTTTTTCTAGCGTTAATCACGGACTGTCAGATTTTTTAGATCCTGGATTTAACTGTCATAAGATTGCGGGATATAGCCTAGAATATGACCTACATCGAATTGCTCAAGCGTTGCAGCAATCACCAGATTTTAAGTTAATCGATTCACTGTTAGCAGAATATCGACAAGAGAATTTGTTAGCTAGATTTAAAGTAATTCTGGCTGAGATTAATGATTTTTTCGAGATGCGATCGCATGAGCTATCCGAAGAATCCCAGCTTGCAACCACTATTAATAGCTTAAATACTAAACGTATCAACAGGTTAAAAATACAGAGAATCTTAGCTAAGTTACAGCAAAGGCTAACCAGAAAATAG
- the gyrA gene encoding DNA gyrase subunit A, with the protein MTTSQERIIPIDLSNEMSRSYLEYAMSVIVGRALPDARDGLKPVHRRILYAMYELGLTPDRPFRKCARVVGEVLGKYHPHGDTAVYEALVRMAQDFSMRNPLINGHGNFGSIDNDPPAAMRYTECRLQALATDSLLQDIEAETVDFADNFDGSEQEPVVLPARIPQLLLNGSSGIAVGMATNIPPHNLGEVIEGTIALIHNPELTDLELMQYIQGPDFPTGGQIIGRAGIKEAYTTGRGSITMRGVAEIETLQQRGRANKEAIIITQLPYQTNKASLIEKIADLVNDQKIDGISDIRDESDRTGMRVVIELKRDAYPRVVLNNLFKQTAVQANFGANMLALVNNDPQLLTIRQFLKVFIEFRIEAITRRTRYHLRKAEARDHLLQGLLIALENIDAIIQLLRGAADATTAKNELVERFGLSQVQADAILQMQLRRLTALEAEKIQAEHEDLQTQIADLNDILARQERIEEIIESELTTIKNAHATPRKTEIVQGEGELLDKDLIANEQSVILLTEQGYIKRMPVSTFEAQSRATRGKAAAKMRENDGIEHFMTCCDHDKVLFFSDRGVVYSFHAYQIPATSRTARGIPLVQMLPISQAEKITSLIAVSEFTEDEYLIMLTRKGNIKKTALSAFANIRSNGLIAISLQPEDELRWVRLATDEDSVIIGTRQGKAIHFKTNKQQLRPLGRSTKGVKSMKLRGKDELISMDIIPAQIVATIAETGDEEDEDNGEDLIINEEIDQGPWLLAITNNGYGKRVPIAKFRLQNRAGMGVRAIKFKSKDDCLVAIDIVNPDDELMIVTNRGIMIRQAVKAISLQSRNATGVRVQRLDKDDAIAAVAPVPPLEEGEEEL; encoded by the coding sequence ATGACCACTTCCCAGGAACGGATTATCCCTATCGATCTGAGTAACGAAATGTCTCGCTCCTATTTGGAGTATGCCATGAGCGTAATTGTCGGCAGGGCATTGCCAGACGCTAGGGATGGTCTAAAACCAGTCCATCGTCGTATTCTTTACGCCATGTACGAATTAGGACTAACCCCAGACCGTCCGTTTCGTAAATGCGCCCGTGTCGTGGGGGAAGTATTAGGTAAATATCATCCCCATGGTGATACCGCCGTTTATGAAGCTTTGGTGCGGATGGCGCAGGATTTCTCCATGAGAAACCCCTTAATCAACGGACACGGTAATTTTGGGTCAATAGATAACGATCCTCCCGCAGCCATGCGTTATACCGAGTGTCGTTTACAGGCACTGGCAACCGATTCACTACTGCAAGATATTGAAGCCGAAACAGTAGACTTCGCCGATAACTTTGACGGTTCAGAGCAAGAACCAGTGGTGCTTCCGGCCAGGATTCCTCAGCTTTTGCTCAACGGTTCATCGGGTATTGCCGTGGGCATGGCAACTAATATTCCTCCTCATAACTTAGGAGAAGTAATTGAAGGTACGATCGCCTTGATTCACAATCCCGAACTTACCGATCTCGAATTGATGCAGTACATCCAAGGTCCTGATTTTCCCACAGGGGGACAAATCATTGGCAGAGCAGGCATTAAAGAGGCATACACTACAGGTCGAGGCTCAATCACTATGCGAGGGGTAGCCGAGATCGAAACCCTACAGCAGCGTGGTAGAGCCAACAAAGAAGCAATCATTATTACCCAACTGCCCTACCAAACCAATAAAGCCTCTTTAATTGAAAAGATTGCCGATTTGGTTAACGATCAAAAAATAGACGGGATTTCTGATATCCGCGACGAGAGCGATCGCACAGGAATGCGGGTAGTCATTGAGCTTAAACGAGATGCCTATCCTCGTGTTGTGCTTAACAACCTTTTTAAGCAAACTGCGGTACAGGCTAACTTTGGGGCAAATATGTTGGCATTGGTCAACAACGATCCTCAGCTACTGACTATTCGCCAGTTTCTCAAGGTCTTTATCGAATTTCGCATTGAGGCAATCACTAGGCGAACCCGCTATCACTTACGCAAAGCTGAAGCCAGAGATCATCTGTTGCAGGGGTTATTAATTGCTCTAGAGAACATTGATGCAATTATCCAGCTATTACGTGGGGCTGCTGATGCTACCACCGCTAAAAATGAATTGGTTGAAAGATTTGGTTTATCTCAAGTCCAGGCTGATGCTATCTTGCAAATGCAGTTGCGTCGTCTAACTGCCTTAGAAGCAGAAAAAATTCAGGCAGAACATGAAGATTTACAGACGCAAATTGCCGACTTAAACGATATTTTAGCGCGCCAAGAACGAATTGAAGAAATCATTGAGTCGGAACTAACTACAATCAAGAATGCTCATGCTACTCCTCGTAAAACTGAGATTGTTCAAGGAGAAGGGGAACTATTAGATAAAGACCTAATTGCCAATGAGCAGTCGGTGATTCTGCTGACTGAGCAAGGATATATCAAGCGGATGCCCGTAAGTACCTTTGAAGCTCAAAGTAGAGCAACTAGAGGCAAGGCTGCTGCCAAAATGAGGGAAAACGACGGCATAGAACACTTCATGACCTGTTGCGATCATGATAAAGTTCTGTTCTTTAGCGATCGCGGGGTGGTATATTCTTTTCATGCCTATCAAATTCCTGCTACCTCGCGCACGGCTAGAGGAATTCCTTTGGTGCAGATGTTGCCCATTTCTCAAGCAGAAAAAATTACCTCGCTGATTGCAGTAAGCGAGTTTACTGAAGATGAATATTTAATCATGCTCACCCGCAAGGGCAATATCAAAAAAACTGCTCTCTCAGCTTTTGCTAATATTCGCTCTAATGGTTTAATCGCTATTTCCCTCCAGCCAGAAGATGAACTACGTTGGGTACGTTTAGCGACGGACGAAGACAGCGTAATCATTGGTACACGGCAAGGAAAAGCAATTCACTTCAAAACTAATAAACAGCAGTTGCGTCCTTTAGGCAGATCCACCAAAGGGGTCAAGTCGATGAAGCTTAGGGGCAAAGATGAATTAATCAGCATGGATATTATTCCTGCACAGATCGTTGCCACTATAGCTGAGACAGGAGATGAAGAAGATGAAGACAACGGCGAAGATCTGATTATTAATGAAGAGATAGATCAAGGGCCTTGGTTACTAGCTATTACCAATAACGGCTATGGCAAAAGAGTTCCTATTGCTAAATTCCGCCTGCAAAATCGTGCGGGTATGGGAGTACGAGCTATTAAATTCAAATCAAAAGATGATTGCCTAGTAGCAATTGATATTGTTAATCCAGATGATGAACTAATGATCGTTACCAATCGAGGTATCATGATTCGTCAGGCGGTAAAAGCAATATCTTTACAGTCTCGTAATGCTACTGGAGTTAGAGTCCAAAGACTAGATAAAGACGATGCGATCGCTGCTGTTGCGCCCGTACCACCTTTAGAAGAGGGGGAAGAAGAATTGTAA
- a CDS encoding serine/threonine-protein kinase, translated as MDNNLVGQIIQGRYYVVKQLGRGGVGITFLAQDRQCFNSPCVVKQLKPKLANAKTLEIARRLFNREADIMNCLGDCDRIPRLLAYFEHNQDFFLVQELVEGHDLSQEIIAGQPWSADKAIALLKDILEVLLFVQQNNVIHRDLKPSNLMRRDRDQKIILIDFGSVKQISTQIVNPAGQVNPTVAVGTRSYMPIEQMTGHPGFYSDIYAVGIIIIQALTGVHPRNLTVDEDNEIIWRNKLDHQVNYQPRFLEILDTMVRRLHQQRYTSAQAVLSDLEQLDALTNNDKATILAANSTSSHSSIKVQAVPKIESETKTTSSQSNKYQNAPRSLPTGAKSKKSRFKIILAIAFVLTLLAAVLGRWVLFQKFNSQPKFQLSVYKNIDQGFQVNYPEPWLKQNRDDFFATGVVFLAPLNGDRDKFKERVSVSVENLSGKTSLAEYTDESIAEIKKLSDPNVSKAQAVRLGGRQGRQVIYHGEENGYSVERMQAWLVKDNQAYIFTYTAQPENYDSYLPTVEKMIESFAIISN; from the coding sequence ATGGATAACAATCTCGTAGGACAAATTATTCAGGGACGTTATTACGTCGTCAAACAACTGGGAAGAGGTGGTGTTGGAATCACTTTTTTGGCACAAGATCGACAGTGTTTCAATAGCCCTTGCGTAGTCAAGCAGCTAAAACCAAAATTAGCCAATGCTAAAACTTTAGAAATAGCTCGACGGCTGTTTAATCGCGAAGCAGACATCATGAATTGCTTAGGAGACTGCGATCGCATTCCGCGCTTGCTAGCTTATTTTGAACACAACCAGGATTTTTTTCTGGTTCAGGAGCTAGTTGAAGGGCATGATCTAAGTCAGGAAATAATTGCTGGTCAACCTTGGTCAGCAGACAAAGCGATCGCTTTGCTTAAGGATATTCTGGAAGTTTTGCTGTTTGTTCAGCAAAACAATGTCATTCATCGTGATTTAAAGCCCTCAAATTTGATGCGTCGCGATCGAGATCAAAAAATCATCTTGATCGATTTTGGCTCAGTCAAACAAATAAGTACGCAAATTGTTAATCCAGCAGGACAAGTTAATCCTACTGTAGCAGTTGGGACTAGATCCTATATGCCCATAGAGCAAATGACTGGTCATCCTGGGTTTTATAGCGATATTTATGCTGTTGGGATTATTATTATCCAAGCTTTAACAGGAGTTCATCCTCGAAATTTGACTGTTGATGAAGATAATGAAATCATCTGGCGTAATAAACTCGATCATCAGGTAAATTATCAACCACGATTTTTAGAAATTTTAGATACTATGGTGCGCCGTCTTCACCAACAAAGATATACTTCGGCGCAAGCTGTGCTATCAGATTTAGAACAGTTAGACGCACTAACAAACAACGATAAAGCAACAATTTTGGCTGCTAATTCCACTTCATCTCATTCATCGATAAAAGTTCAGGCTGTTCCAAAAATTGAGAGCGAAACAAAAACCACTAGCAGCCAAAGCAATAAATATCAAAATGCCCCTCGCAGTTTACCTACAGGGGCTAAGTCTAAAAAATCAAGGTTTAAAATAATTCTGGCGATCGCCTTTGTTCTGACGTTGCTAGCTGCTGTCTTAGGAAGATGGGTACTGTTCCAAAAATTTAATTCACAGCCAAAGTTTCAACTATCTGTGTATAAAAACATTGACCAGGGTTTTCAAGTAAATTATCCTGAACCATGGCTAAAGCAGAATCGAGACGATTTTTTTGCTACAGGAGTTGTCTTTTTGGCACCTTTAAATGGCGATCGCGATAAATTTAAAGAGCGAGTTAGTGTCTCGGTAGAAAACTTGTCTGGAAAAACTTCTTTAGCAGAATACACCGATGAATCGATCGCCGAAATAAAGAAACTCTCCGATCCTAACGTCAGCAAGGCTCAAGCAGTTAGATTAGGAGGTCGTCAAGGACGACAAGTTATCTATCACGGAGAAGAAAACGGTTATTCCGTAGAGAGAATGCAAGCTTGGTTGGTAAAAGATAATCAGGCTTATATATTTACCTATACGGCTCAACCAGAAAACTACGATAGCTATTTACCTACAGTTGAGAAAATGATTGAATCTTTCGCCATTATTAGCAATTGA
- a CDS encoding thioredoxin domain-containing protein, with product MANHLQSTQSLYLQKHVENPINWWYWCDSALAEAKQENKPIFLSIGYSSCHWCTVMEGEAFSDSAIADYLNANFLPIKVDREERPDIDSIYMQALQMMTGQGGWPLNIFLNPEDLVPFYGGTYFPVEPKYGRPGFLEILKAIRRFYDHEPEKLAAFKTEILGNLQQSALLPVNQVNTLTKELLHQGINVNTAVLQFDEPGRPSFPMIPYSIVALQASRFEQESKYDPQALSQQRGLDLALGGIYDHVGGGFHRYTVDHTWTVPHFEKMLYDNGQILEYLANLWSNGVQQPAIKRAIAGTVKWLQREMISPQGYFYAAQDADNFTTAEEIEPEEGDFYVWSYAELESILKATELAELQQEFVVTPQGNFEGKNVLQRLGSDILSSNLEQALNKLFTIRYGKSATDIATFAPAKNNQEAKTKNWLGRIPPVTDTKAIAAWNSLAISGLARAYAVFKEQSYLDLATNAIQFILQNQWLEGRLQRLNYDGVATVPAQSEDYAFLIKALLDLQAACPDDPQWLEHAIKIQNEFDELLWSIEVGGYYNNSTDAGKELLIRERSYMDNATPSANGVAIANLVRLSLLTDDLKYLEQAQKGLQAFSSVMEKSPTACPSLFTALDWFLHGTSVKTSLEDIHQLNSYYLPTTVFRVETELPKDSVALVCQGSSCLEPATNIEQVLEQIQSVY from the coding sequence ATGGCTAACCATCTCCAATCAACTCAAAGCCTTTATTTACAAAAACACGTTGAAAATCCGATTAACTGGTGGTATTGGTGTGACTCGGCATTAGCTGAGGCAAAACAAGAGAATAAGCCTATATTTCTCTCGATTGGTTACTCAAGCTGCCACTGGTGTACGGTAATGGAAGGAGAAGCGTTTTCAGATAGTGCGATCGCCGATTACCTAAACGCTAATTTTCTGCCAATCAAGGTAGATAGAGAAGAAAGACCAGACATCGACAGCATCTATATGCAGGCATTACAGATGATGACTGGACAGGGTGGTTGGCCTCTTAATATTTTTCTCAATCCTGAAGATTTAGTGCCGTTTTATGGTGGGACTTATTTCCCTGTTGAACCTAAATATGGTCGTCCTGGGTTTCTAGAAATTCTTAAGGCAATACGGCGTTTTTATGACCATGAACCAGAGAAATTAGCGGCTTTTAAGACGGAAATTTTAGGTAATCTCCAGCAATCGGCTTTGTTGCCAGTTAATCAGGTAAATACTTTAACTAAAGAGCTACTGCACCAGGGAATCAATGTTAATACGGCAGTGCTACAGTTTGATGAGCCTGGTCGTCCTAGTTTCCCGATGATTCCCTACTCTATTGTCGCTTTGCAGGCTAGTAGATTTGAACAAGAGTCTAAATACGATCCTCAAGCACTATCTCAACAGCGCGGATTAGATTTAGCTTTGGGTGGCATCTATGATCATGTAGGAGGAGGATTCCATCGCTATACCGTAGATCATACTTGGACAGTACCCCATTTTGAAAAAATGCTCTATGATAATGGGCAAATTTTAGAATATTTAGCTAATTTATGGAGTAATGGCGTACAGCAACCCGCTATCAAAAGAGCGATCGCAGGTACAGTAAAATGGCTACAACGGGAAATGATTAGCCCTCAAGGCTATTTCTATGCTGCACAGGATGCAGATAACTTTACTACTGCCGAGGAAATTGAGCCAGAAGAAGGTGATTTTTATGTTTGGAGTTATGCAGAATTAGAATCTATACTCAAGGCGACAGAATTAGCCGAATTACAGCAAGAATTTGTAGTTACACCTCAAGGCAATTTTGAAGGCAAAAATGTTTTACAGCGTTTAGGAAGCGACATATTATCATCGAACTTAGAACAAGCCCTAAATAAGCTATTTACAATCCGCTACGGAAAATCTGCAACGGACATAGCTACTTTTGCCCCCGCTAAAAACAACCAAGAAGCCAAAACTAAAAACTGGTTGGGACGCATTCCCCCTGTGACCGATACAAAAGCGATCGCAGCCTGGAATAGTTTAGCAATTTCAGGATTAGCTAGGGCTTATGCTGTATTTAAAGAGCAATCTTATTTAGACCTAGCCACTAATGCAATTCAGTTTATACTGCAAAACCAGTGGCTAGAGGGTAGATTGCAGCGACTCAACTATGATGGAGTGGCAACAGTACCAGCACAGTCAGAAGACTATGCTTTTTTAATCAAAGCCTTGTTAGACCTACAGGCTGCTTGTCCAGATGATCCACAGTGGTTAGAACACGCTATCAAAATTCAAAACGAATTTGATGAATTACTTTGGAGTATTGAAGTAGGCGGATATTATAATAACTCCACAGATGCGGGAAAAGAGTTACTAATACGAGAACGTAGCTACATGGATAATGCTACACCATCTGCTAACGGAGTGGCGATCGCTAACTTAGTTCGTCTTTCACTTTTAACTGACGACTTGAAATATCTAGAACAGGCTCAAAAGGGACTACAGGCTTTTAGTTCCGTGATGGAAAAATCTCCTACCGCCTGTCCTAGTTTATTTACGGCATTAGATTGGTTTTTACATGGCACAAGCGTTAAAACTAGCCTAGAAGATATACACCAACTAAATTCTTATTACTTACCCACCACTGTCTTTCGAGTAGAGACTGAGTTACCCAAAGATTCAGTTGCTTTAGTTTGCCAGGGTTCGTCTTGTCTTGAACCAGCAACTAATATTGAGCAAGTATTGGAACAAATTCAATCTGTATATTGA
- the glgB gene encoding 1,4-alpha-glucan branching enzyme translates to MSSIIAPEQVNQIVHNLHNNPFEILGRHPNEQNGKVESWVIRAYLPDASAAWVVCPEERTEYPMESMHHPHFFVCVVQNPNLANYQLRIKEGENERVIYDPYAFSSPRVTDLDIHLFAEGNHHRIYEKLGAHHTKIEGVEGVYFALWAPNARNASVLGDFNSWDGRKHQMRKGSSGIWELFVPELTIGTAYKYEVKNWDGHIYEKSDPYGFQQEVRPKTASIVADLDSYNWNDAEWMEKRRHSVPLDQPISVYELHLGSWMHASADEPTKLLSGTSEAVTASESKQGARFLSYFELVDKLIPYVKDLGYTHVEVLPIAEHPFDGSWGYQVTGYYAPTSRYGNPEDLMYFIDQCHKNDIGVIVDWVPGHFPKDGHGLAFFDGTHLYEHGDPRKGEHKGWGTLVFNYGRNEVRNFLVANALFWFDKYHIDGIRVDAVASMLYLNYCREDGEWVANDYGGCENIEAAEFLRQVNSLLFSYFPGVLSIAEESTSWPMVSWPTYTGGLGFNMKWNMGWMHDMLDYFHMDPWFRQFHQNNLTFSMWYHHTENYMLALSHDEIVHGKSNIIGKIPGDEWQKFANVRCLFGYMFAHPGKKTMFMSMEFGQWTEWHDWVDLDWDLLQYSSHKALKQFLSDLNRIYKSEPALYSLDFEEEGFKWIDCSDNRHSVVAFIRRGKDDNEFVIAVCNFTPQPHSHYRIGVPEKGFYTEMLNSDAGKYGGSNMGNYGGKWTDDWSCHNYPYSLDVCLPPLGVLLFKLDRQKTQAALKGN, encoded by the coding sequence ATGTCTTCAATCATTGCTCCCGAACAAGTCAATCAGATCGTCCACAATCTTCATAATAATCCTTTTGAAATATTAGGTCGCCATCCTAATGAACAAAACGGCAAAGTAGAAAGTTGGGTGATTCGAGCTTATCTGCCTGATGCTAGTGCTGCTTGGGTAGTTTGTCCAGAAGAAAGAACAGAATATCCCATGGAGTCTATGCACCATCCTCACTTCTTTGTGTGTGTGGTGCAAAATCCGAACCTAGCTAATTATCAGCTACGCATAAAAGAAGGAGAAAACGAAAGAGTTATTTATGATCCTTATGCTTTTTCTTCCCCTAGAGTTACTGATTTAGATATTCATTTGTTTGCTGAAGGCAATCATCATCGTATTTACGAAAAGTTAGGCGCACATCACACCAAAATTGAAGGAGTTGAAGGCGTATATTTTGCCCTCTGGGCTCCCAATGCTCGTAATGCCTCTGTGCTGGGTGATTTTAATAGCTGGGACGGCAGAAAACACCAGATGCGCAAGGGAAGCAGTGGTATTTGGGAATTATTTGTCCCGGAACTGACTATCGGTACGGCATATAAATATGAGGTAAAAAACTGGGATGGACATATTTACGAAAAGTCTGACCCCTATGGCTTTCAACAAGAAGTTAGACCCAAAACCGCTTCTATTGTTGCCGATCTTGATAGCTACAACTGGAATGACGCAGAGTGGATGGAGAAGCGTCGCCATAGTGTGCCATTAGATCAGCCTATTTCTGTCTATGAGCTTCATCTTGGTTCTTGGATGCACGCTTCTGCGGATGAACCCACAAAATTACTATCGGGTACATCAGAAGCTGTAACTGCTTCAGAATCGAAGCAAGGCGCTCGTTTTCTAAGTTATTTTGAATTAGTTGATAAATTGATTCCCTATGTTAAAGATTTAGGCTACACCCATGTTGAGGTTTTGCCGATCGCTGAACATCCTTTTGACGGTTCGTGGGGATATCAGGTTACGGGTTACTATGCTCCTACCTCTCGCTATGGTAATCCCGAAGATTTGATGTATTTTATCGATCAGTGTCACAAAAACGACATTGGAGTAATTGTAGACTGGGTTCCTGGTCATTTCCCCAAAGATGGTCATGGTTTAGCATTTTTTGATGGTACTCATCTTTATGAACACGGAGATCCTCGCAAGGGAGAACATAAAGGCTGGGGAACGCTTGTTTTTAACTACGGTCGTAACGAAGTCCGTAATTTTTTAGTTGCTAATGCTTTATTTTGGTTCGATAAATATCATATCGACGGTATTAGAGTAGACGCTGTGGCTTCCATGCTTTACCTCAATTACTGCCGTGAAGATGGAGAATGGGTTGCTAACGACTACGGCGGTTGTGAAAATATTGAAGCTGCTGAGTTTTTACGTCAGGTTAATAGCCTGTTATTTAGTTATTTCCCTGGAGTACTTTCAATCGCCGAAGAATCAACCTCTTGGCCGATGGTATCTTGGCCTACCTATACTGGCGGTCTAGGCTTCAACATGAAGTGGAATATGGGTTGGATGCACGATATGTTGGATTATTTCCACATGGATCCTTGGTTTCGTCAATTTCATCAAAATAATCTGACCTTCAGTATGTGGTATCACCATACTGAGAACTATATGCTGGCACTGTCTCACGATGAGATTGTTCACGGCAAGAGTAATATTATTGGCAAAATACCAGGGGATGAATGGCAAAAGTTTGCTAACGTCCGTTGTCTATTTGGCTATATGTTTGCTCACCCAGGTAAAAAGACCATGTTCATGAGCATGGAGTTTGGTCAGTGGACTGAGTGGCATGACTGGGTAGATTTAGACTGGGATTTATTACAGTACAGTTCTCATAAAGCCTTAAAACAATTTTTGAGTGACCTCAATAGAATCTACAAGAGCGAACCCGCTTTATATAGTCTCGATTTTGAAGAAGAGGGTTTTAAATGGATCGACTGTAGCGATAATCGTCATAGCGTCGTGGCATTTATTCGTCGTGGCAAAGACGATAACGAGTTTGTAATTGCGGTGTGCAATTTTACTCCTCAACCTCATAGCCACTATCGTATTGGCGTTCCTGAAAAAGGTTTTTATACCGAAATGTTGAACAGCGATGCGGGTAAGTATGGCGGTAGCAACATGGGTAACTATGGTGGTAAGTGGACTGATGACTGGTCTTGTCACAACTATCCCTATTCTTTAGATGTTTGTTTACCTCCTTTGGGTGTTTTGCTCTTTAAGCTAGATCGCCAGAAGACTCAAGCAGCTTTGAAAGGTAATTAG
- a CDS encoding cation diffusion facilitator family transporter, whose product MSGSAKKTIYAAMAANFAIAIIKFIAASITGSSAMLSEGIHSVVDTGNELLLLLGIRLSKKPADDSHPFGYGQELYFWTLIVALFIFAIGGGMSIYEGINHVRYPEPLTNPFWNYVVLGLAVIFEGYSWNVALQAFLASKNEDNFWTAIRASKDPTVFTILFEDTAALIGLFVAFVGVLSGHLLGNVYLDGVASIVIGVILCGVSILLASESKGLLIGEGASAETVASIRKITNEDPAVDRVIKILTLHFGPQEILLNLEIEFAKDLETEELAIAVERLETSIRQQHTEIQNIFIEAKSIRARRKAIVE is encoded by the coding sequence ATGTCTGGTTCGGCTAAAAAAACAATCTATGCAGCAATGGCTGCGAATTTTGCGATCGCAATTATCAAATTCATTGCCGCCTCTATTACAGGTAGTTCTGCCATGCTCTCTGAAGGGATTCACTCGGTAGTTGATACGGGTAATGAACTTTTGCTGCTATTAGGTATTCGCCTTAGTAAGAAGCCAGCAGATGACAGTCACCCCTTTGGTTACGGACAAGAGCTTTATTTCTGGACATTGATTGTTGCCTTGTTTATTTTTGCCATTGGTGGTGGAATGTCGATTTATGAAGGAATAAATCATGTTCGCTATCCTGAACCATTAACCAATCCTTTTTGGAATTATGTAGTATTAGGGTTAGCGGTGATTTTTGAAGGCTATTCCTGGAATGTGGCTTTACAAGCATTTTTAGCCAGTAAAAACGAAGACAACTTTTGGACAGCAATTCGCGCCAGTAAGGATCCTACGGTTTTTACGATTCTATTTGAAGATACTGCTGCTTTGATTGGTTTGTTTGTTGCTTTTGTTGGTGTCTTGAGTGGACACTTGCTGGGCAACGTCTATTTAGACGGAGTTGCTTCAATTGTGATCGGCGTTATTTTATGTGGGGTATCAATTTTATTGGCTTCTGAAAGCAAGGGTTTGTTAATTGGCGAAGGTGCAAGTGCTGAGACAGTAGCCAGCATCAGGAAAATTACTAATGAAGATCCTGCGGTAGATAGAGTGATTAAAATTTTGACTCTGCATTTTGGTCCTCAAGAAATATTGCTTAACCTAGAAATAGAATTTGCCAAAGATTTAGAGACAGAAGAATTAGCGATCGCCGTTGAACGCCTGGAAACTTCGATTCGTCAGCAACACACAGAAATTCAAAACATCTTTATTGAAGCCAAATCCATCCGTGCAAGGCGTAAAGCGATCGTCGAATAG